A window of Fusarium falciforme chromosome 1, complete sequence genomic DNA:
agaaggaaaaggcatACAGCCATGGAGAGCAGACCAGGTCGGTCATGCTTGAGGGTAAAGTTCTCATCCTCGAAGGACTTGAAGCCCCAGATACACGTCGAGCCGGTGCCATCTCCGTTAAGGAAGTCACCGCCCTGACACATGAAGTTGGGGATCTGTTTTCCGCAACATCAGCCTGCTTGTCCTATACGGAGCAATATGAAAGATCGAGGGGTGAACACGTAGGAGGAAAACTCACTATGCGGTGAAACTTGGAGCCCTTGTAGCCCTGGGGTCGACCGGCAGGGTTCTTAGACTCGCCGGTGCAGAACTGGCGAAAGTTTTCGGCAGTCTTGGGAACGACATCTTTGAAGAGCTCAAAGGTGATGCGGCCGAGGGGTTCACCTAGGGACGACGTGAGCTTGGGCTTCGGGTTGAAAGGTTACTCTAGTGAGATGAAGCTCAGTAGCAAGGCAACAATAGGCGAGCCTTGCACAACAACGCATGAGTGACCCATGGGGATAGCTTCATCTTCGAAATGCCGAGTCGGCCCCAGATGAAGCTCCGGACATGCCGGCTCGGGGCCGGAGCATGTAGGCCGAGGACGGAGGATGGGAGGGCGGACGCGGGGGGACTAACCTCCGATGGTGATGTCGAAGAAGACGCTGCAAGGACGAGACCAGCCAAGAATCAGCCCACACACACTTTCTCTCCATGGACGGACCAGACCTGACTCGAATTGCGCCCTCTCCACTGTTCGCTCTGCCGGGGGTGATGTGTTCTGCACCGCCACCTGAACGGGGATGTTGAGAGGGCGCGAGAGAGTAAAGACAGGAAGACGGGGAAAAACTCACAGAGGGTTTCCCGACTCGGGCAGTTGAGTAGGAGGCATCACGAAATGTTTGGAGACGCGGTTGTACACGCCGATTCGTCGAGATGCTGATCACGTTCAAGAGATTGAATGTTAAACGTCAAGATGGACGCCGCTCGCTGCATTCAGGCTGCATTTGGGGTTTTTGCGTGGGGCAGGGATGGAGACACCGAAAAACCTAATTCGGAAATCGATACGGAGAAGCAGGGGAGGGCTTCTAACTGGTCCATTCTTTTCAGAGGCTTTTTCATCACAGGAGACTCCTGTTCGCTTGCATGTATTGTTCCAGTGAGCACGGATGATTCTTCTTGAATCAAGAGCCGCTCAATGGTACGATTCTGTCGCCCATGGCTTCGCCTAGACCGCGGTGGAAGCCCTTTCTCCGCCCCGCGGTAAACGATACCCCATCATGAACCTAGGCCTAGCTCCAGGCGGGGGTGGCaccgaggagaggagagtcaTGAAGCGATGCGACGCCGTCTCGTCTGAGCGCACACGCGGGGAAGCGGGAGAATGTGAGCCTGTTCTCGATGGCGTCTTGCTTGGCTGAGAGACTATTGCTGTCTGGCCCCCGTTGTGGAAGAGAGACCTGTTAAGCTTTTCCAGCCGGTTCACGGGTCAATGAGACA
This region includes:
- a CDS encoding Peptidyl-prolyl cis-trans isomerase, producing MPPTQLPESGNPLVFFDITIGGEPLGRITFELFKDVVPKTAENFRQFCTGESKNPAGRPQGYKGSKFHRIIPNFMCQGGDFLNGDGTGSTCIWGFKSFEDENFTLKHDRPGLLSMANAGPNTNGSQFFITTVPTPFLDNKHVVFGKVVDGMDVVKKMEATKTGYRGKDVPNLDVVIAQCGEM